The stretch of DNA aaaacactcgccggagtaacaactctgaagattagaagagagaaacccttgaaagtttagagatgAGAATTTCggagaaaaatttgagaaaatgaatttggtggCCAAATTCACGGaacaactgccctatttatagggaaaagcccatgaagaaggatcaattagggcacagcccatgaagcgccagccaatcagcgaacagacacgtgtcggacatgcaaccacggaatgtcaatcgttacaacagttgaacgtcaatcaatgcaacagtgaccaagcgtcttcaacacgccccttcatatctccttgcctattcatCTTTCTCAACGATTTCCCAAGTATCTGCTCTCCGctggccacatgatcaaccaagctaggtagcaccggccgggaGCAATCAAAAACAATCGGcgctctcaaccctggtctcggccagcgtcactttcttttccacatcggatgccatttacacatccatgtggaggggggatatggtacggcctaatatggtacggcctaagcagaaccaggccgaggtagaagaagccgacacagaaaattttttacaaattacttgcgcagaatatacgatcaacatacatcggagcgcataccacggcatagactacgctgggggcaaattgatggggcattttctgcaccgctgaccaagtcaacatattgagcaaggtcaaagatatccacagcaaagtcaacgacttagacagcctagccgatgcgacccatcggctgtcacactggtctcggccatgcaactagccagccgggacacatatccgcgtactcatatccaagacccctcggtcggcctgccatgggtccatcggccgagggtgaaacggtctttccacctgctagccacttggccacttggccactacgtgacaaaaggtgaaagtctataaatactcctcaaccttcattgaggaaaggatccacaatttaacctaagaatcactattcatctggtaatatcttccttatctctctacaatacatacttagccaagcaacaacttacctctctaagtttactgacttgagcgtcggagtgagtacgctcggccaaagccgagccctcagtttgttcatcgtttcaggagaacgcaaggaggattcaagcaaagacgtcattctacaaagCCACGGGTgataacaatacttgctctgaaattacacccggaacaaattgtaaaatttattattattaatgttttgtattaatcggtGGAAAAGGAAAAGTTAAGTATAATCCAGTtgtagatataatataatgaaatctcaactacagatatgatataataaaagctCAATTAcattacagatatgatataaaGAAAGTCTAATTATAGCCAAATTCATTTAGGAGGGAAAATTTGgagatttcttattcttttagtataaggggaatTATCGTAAAAATGCTGAtgaggcatattctgcacccgctgatcgagtcaacatattgagcaaggtcaaagacatccacaacaagtcaacgttttagacagcctaaccgacgcagcctgtcggcctgtcacttgggtctcggctaggcaaccagccagccgggagacatatccgcgtattcatatccaagacccctcggcatggagtcaaccagccaCGGTaggctgccatgggtccctcggcgaGGGTAGAACGATCTTTTCCACCGCTTCCTttccacttggccacttggccactacgtgacaaaaggtgaaagtctataaatactccacttctctcattgagaaaaggatccgaaatataacctaaacatctcataatctggtataaacttccttatctctctacaatatactttgtcaagtaacacacaacttaatccctttaagtttactgacttgagcgtcggagtgagtacgctcggtaccaagccgagctctcagtttgttcattgtttcaggagaggccgaaaggaagagtcaagcaaagtcatcattcaacaaagcttacgtggtcataacactgctccgaaattacacccggaacaaatgcGTAATATATTTACATGTTAATAATGTCATTTACTAGAGTAAACTTTAGTAGAGGTAACAAGGTCGATTGTAcaaataaaaccgtcttatacgaTAAGTTGTAGAAAAGATCTTAGAGGGTATAATGGTATATTGCCCCATGGAGCAATAACTATGTCTATGGGAAGGCATGAAAAGGCACATTTTATAGAGTCCACATCTTAGCTTCATTTATAATTAGAGGTGTGATTTACGGTCAATTTTTGGCCCCAAAACTGTGACTCATACTAATACAGCAAGTCACCATCTAATTTGTGCATGTTTTGGTACAGTTTATCAGATTTGTGATCACTATTTGACAAACAAACCTCGAAGAGTCAAATGCTATAAAACTCCAACCAATCTAAACTcaactagtcttgcttgtgacgggttaatCCCGTCACAAACATGACCTCTCACAAAAGGAGAGAGAGAGTGAAGActtcccatgtgcttcccactcacctctcaatgggcattttgtgagaggaaacggtatccgtcacaagcttgtgacggatatcgcccgtcttcaatgagattttgtgatctaAACTAGACCAAAAATTGATAGACTATTCCAATAATAGAAGTGTTCACCTTGATTCCATCAAGACAAACGAgataataaatctcataaattcattcataaaattcattGATTGATTATATTACCAGGTAACTAATGACTTGGGAAGtaagaaacaaaagaaataaatgacTAAGCTATCCTTAGTCTCATTTTTATGTGTATCAACTACACCGTACCTAATTCATTTATTTTGCGTTAGGTAAACAACGTATATTACCGTCCGAACTCCGAAGTAGGGtaacaaatacaagtgtaaagGTCATTGACTCGACCTGAATAATTCTTCCAAAATTCGACCCGATAGTCAAGCTGAGGACCCCAACATGATTGTTAGCACAAATTGACTCGAGCTAATATAACACGACTCGATGTTTATTGTTGCAAACTGATATTATCCATATAAACTTGGTAAAATGAATCTAAAAAACGACCAGAAACAGAAACCCAAACCAAAATCGACCCGATCTGAACCGACCCATACACTCGTACACGAACTATAGTAAAATCCGCCCAAAACCCTGATAAATACCCACACATTACATCCACACCACTCAAAAACTCTCGTCTCTCTACTCACTCTTCTCTCTACTCTCATTCACTTTGACTCCCTTCTTCTCTCATCAGATTTCGCCGGAGAATATGGCCAGAGATCCTCTTCGCGTACTTGTCACCGGCGCTGCCGGTAATCTCTCGAAACTCATCTTATTACTCGTTCCGTCTccgtcatttgtttatcttttatatTCACTGTGAGATGtgagagtattttaatcaaaggtaaacaaatgatttatGTGGACGGAGTATTTCATTTGTTAAGATATTATCTAGATCTAATTTATTTTAAATCtcaatttgtttttaatttattaatctCAAACTTAGGGTTTCGTCGATCATAGTTACTGATTTTATCAATTGttaatttttttgttgttttgatcTGATTTGTTTTCGTATTGATATTGTTGTTCGTCGATTTTAATCGTGTTTTCAGTTGAATTAGGTTTGATTGGAGAAAACAGATGATTTATTTGGTGAATTTAATCGCTTAATTTTGTAGAGCAGATAGATATTTTATTTGATGTGATTAGTGTTGATTGTTCTTTTagatttgagtttgaattttgattttcatgAGAAATGAAGAATTTGTCATTTTATTGGTGGATTGTGGAAACGATAGTATGATTAGGTTTTGTCAAAGGCTGTGATGACGAAAACGTTTCTCGATGCTGATATTATTGTCTGAGGCCtcgttcttttggactgaaactacTTGAATTgagttgaattgaattgaattgaattaagcTGAACTtatggatctgaactgaactattGACTGAACTTAAGTCTAAAAGAACGGGGCCGAAGACAATTTGCAAGTATATAGTGCTTATGCAGTTGTATACTTTTGTGATGATAGCATTTATGCGTGTCTGAGCCTGTCGTTTGATCTTAAATAGCGTTgtctttttcaaatttattaccACAATTGGAGTTTCGTGTCTGAACTTAATTTTGTCGCTTAGATTTGAGTCTGAAGTTTAATTTTCAGTAAAATAGAGAAAATTGAGATTTTGTTGGTGGGAGGTGGAAACGATAGTATGATTAAGTTTTGTCAAAGGCTGTGATGATGAAAACGTTTCTCGATACTGAGATTATTGTCGTGGCCTcattcttttggactgaaactaattgaattgaattgagctgaattgaattgaattgaactaaacttattggatctaaactgaactgatTTGTGTTGAGTTGAAGTCCAAAAGAATGAGGCGTGAGATGATATGCAAGTTTATAGTGCTTCTGCATTTGTATACTTTTGTGATGACAGCATGTATGCATGTCTGAGCCTGTCTCTAGACTTCAAATTAATCTTCTGTTTATTTCAAATTTATTGTCGCCATTTGAGTTTGGTGGTcaattaatttatgttttgacCGTTAATTTCTCCAAAAGATAAAGATACAATGCAAAAACCTGTTGGTTTTAGTTCATCAAAATAAATTTTTCATATAGTTTTTGGAAGTTTGGAAATGTGGTATATTGTGGGAAAATATCAGTCATAGTCGATGAGTGTTTTTTACCAACAAAGTTAAATGTGGACAGTTTTTATTTTTGCAATGCAGAGATATTTTTTTGTCAGTCTTTTTCCGTTTTCGGTAGAAATATTTTTTGTTGTGGGGGTGGATACATATTGGAATTGTTTTCGTTCATGTTCTTTTTTATGGTTAGTTGGAAGTGTTGTCAATGTACTGGTTTGATGACTGAAATTTCTTATAGCGATTATTCAATGTTAACCATACTATCTTGAACTTGTATGAAGGCTGTGATGACAAAACATTTCTCGATGCTGATGTTTTTGTAAAGACCAATTGCAAGTATACGGTGCCTCGGCATATGTATACTTTCATGAAGAATGCATTTATGCGTGTCTGAGCCTTTTATGTCTATAAATTTTCGTCTTCAATCTAGATTTCACTTCAtagatttttttttcttattatatACTTAACCTTTGGAATGAGTGAACCTGTTGTCTGTTCCTAGCATTTGCCGTTACGGTGGTTACTTGGCATTGTTTGCATTGTCCCGAATATAGGTCTTACGAAACATTTAAGTCTTACCAATGATATACTTGTGTACCATTATTTTCTGATTGAATTTGGATGAATATGTTTGTTTGTAACTATGTAAGCAAATTGCTGATGGTATGTAATTGATGAGGAGATGTTTTTGATGTTTAGGGCAAATCGGATATGCTCTTGTTCCCATGATTGCCAGAGGTATTATGCTGGGCGCTGACCAGCCTGTAATCTTACACATGCTTGACATTCCACCTGCTGCTGAGGCCTTGAACGGAGTGAAGATGGAACTTGTGGACGCTGCATTCCCACTCCTCAAAGGTTGTTGAATTGTGGTTTTCTTACTTTTAAAACACAGTGAGATTTAGTGGAAACATTATTCAAGGTTTTGCTCTTGTTGTTCAGGTGTCGTTGCTACAACTGATGTTGTCGAGGCCTGCAAAGGTGTAAACGTTGCTGTCATGGTTGGCGGTTTCCCCAGGAAAGAAGGCATGGAGAGGAAGGATGTTATGTCAAAGAATGTTTCCATCTACAAGTCCCAAGCCTCTGCCCTTGAGCAACATGCTGCTCCCAATTGCAAGGTTGATTGTTTttcattgtttgtgattagtagTTCTCTTGTTCATATCTTTCTGAGAAAACTGGCGCATGCTCTGTGCAATGTGTAACATGCTGAGAAATTTTGATGCATAACTACTCGCAACATGATGGAAGACTTTGCAGTAGTATGATTACATTAGCTTAGTGATGTCCACAGATAAGCTTATTGAATCCGCTCAAAATATCTCTAGGCAGTTCATTTCAGTTATTCACCTTATTTGTTTAATGATTTGTTCATCAATGCAACTAATGTTTTTACTGAATTCAGACATGTCAATTGTGTGGTCATTTGATTGTTAATCTTGTGTGTTAAATGGTAGAAAAAACATAGGAAATGGCCTCACCATTAATCGTTATGTACTCATGTACTGTCAATAGCTTTTGAGATATAAGGGTGACGTCTAAGACTGTTGTTTAAGGCGGTCTTAGGGACGCACCAAAGTCctaacatgtttgtataatcactTATGAAggataagattaatattatgagtaTATATATGTATTATCATTGGGTACAGACGTATAGTGAAAGAAAACTATAATGTATTTTGCCAATAATTTGGGTTATGTAACTAAAGTATGTTGTTTGATACTTAATGAGCAATGCTTCAGATCCCATTCGGTTTTTAATAATTCCCAAGCATTTTGCTTCTTTTTAAGCTATTGCTACATGTATTATCAGGTTTTGGTTGTTGCCAACCCTGCCAACACCAATGCGTTGATCCTGAAGGAGTTTGCGCCATCAATCCCAGAAAAGAACGTCACTTGCCTGACAAGGTTGGACCACAACCGAGCTCTTGGTCAAATCTCAGAGCGATTGAATGTCCAGGTATCTGATGTTAAGAATGTTATCATCTGGGGAAACCACTCCTCCTCACAGTACCCTGATGTCAACCATGCAACTGTGAACACACCTAGTGGTGAGAAGCCTGTCCGTGAGCTTGTTGCTGATGATGCATGGTAAGTGAGACAGATTCCGAAATTTTATTGTACTAGGACACTCAATTATAGTTATCCATCCATGAATAAACATATTATGCTTTGCACAAAAATGAAGAAACATGAGAATATGTCGATGGAATGATGGAAATATAAAGATAAAAGAAGTGAAATATTCAATGCAGTGGTCTGTTCATGGTCATCCCGACATGAAAATAATAAAGCGCATATATGAACAGAGGGAATAACCTAATTTGGTTGAAATGTCTATTTTGACAGGTTGAACGGAGAGTTCATTAGTACCGTGCAACAACGTGGGGCTGCAATCATCAAGGCAAGGAAGCTCTCCAGTGCTTTGTCTGCTGCCAGCTCAGCATGCGACCACATTCGTGATTGGGTGCTTGGAACTCCTGAGGTCGGTGTTAAATTATACCTCCGGAATTCCATGTTTGGCCTTTTGGATAGTTATAATTATTCAGATTTCAGCTGTTTCTATCCTTCATGTGTTGTGTTTAAACGTGTTAATTATTGATGGCAGGGCACTTTTGTCTCTATGGGTGTGTACTCTGATGGATCATACAATGTACCTGCTGGAATCATCTACTCCTTCCCCGTCACCTGCAAAGATGGAGAATGGAAAATTGTCCAAGGTAATGTTGACAGATTTACTCTTTCAAAATTTACACTTGGACGTTGGTGAGTGTGTTAGATACCGGTATGGTATTAATCTTGGGATGGTCATCGCGGTCTGATCTTGATTGTTGCATCGTCAACGCGGTCACACCGCATTAGTATGCGGCTTACCAAATGTTGATATTTGATTATGACATTTCTTTTACTTCTTTTACAGGGCTTCCCATTGATGAGCACTCCAGGCAGAAAATGGACGCAACCGGTGCAGAGCTTGTTGAGGAGAAGACTTTGGCGTACTCATGCCTCACTTAATCTTCGTGTTCTCGTATTTTCAAGTGTGTCCTGATCTTGGACCTGCTTCAATAGCGAAAGTTTTGCAATAAGCCATGTTATGAGACGGTTTGAACTCCTTAGCCCTGTTTCGGGTTGTACTGTGATTTTTACAGTTGTATTCTGAAAATTGATTCTCTGCAAACTTTGAGTGAAGAAAACTTGCTTTTAAGGTGATGCGGGATTGTAGCTTTATGCAATACTATCGATGTTATGCATGAAAAGTATTATCATACTCGCTTGAAATATTTTAGTACGAGTATAATTGAATTCAGATAATTCAATTTGAGTAGGGTGGTATCGAACTTGGCCCTTTTCCCCTTGGGTTGTCAACTTTTGTGGTTTTTAGACCGTTCATTTACCGTCAGCCTGAATTTGAGAGTTGAGACCTTTGTCAATGGTTCGTCTTCATATTCTGTTGCTACCTCGCACCGAAATTGTTCTTCTAGTTTCAATATTATTTTTATCGAAGGCCCCAGATGAGCAGCCACAGCTCCACTTTTAGTATCTTTCAAATCCGAGTAAAGAAGAGATGACTAAACAAGTTTGTTAGCCTCAACGGAGATTGAGGGAAGGTCGGGTGTAAGGCTGAGCAAAGTTAGCATTAGCCGCTAGGTTTGTTGAGTGCGGTCATCATAGTGGGTGTAAGGTAGCAAAGGTACCACTCTTGTTGACAAGGCTGGGGTGAGGCCTGGTGGAAGGGGAAACAAAAGAGCATAAGGTATTAGGTTTGCCGCCCGCAACATGAACTGGGAGTGGGGAAGAATGGTGTAACGTGTACAGCTTTGTTTgataaaactaactgaaaaggtagctgaaaaatgaaaagctaactgaaacctgaaaaggtaaccgataaggtagctgaaaattaggaactgataaggtagcggggtcccggaacaaaattctccggaaatcacatagaaagttcctcgggtaagataaagcggccacgcaaagtttgaccaccaacggaagacatttgggggtgcctgtgtgccacaaaccagcattcgccgaaactcggattatcgtgaaaaatgtgttaaaactcgttatttgaggctgaaatcgaacaggttgattcctgaaatcgaacaggttgattcctgaaatgagctcggacgcgtgattgaaaaacagggagaaaaagaaacagggtccggtacgacctcccgaacggctgaaattgaagcgtataaaataatagacggtttttcgggattccggggtcccgaaacaaaattctccggaaatcacatagaaagttcctcgggtcagataaagcggccacacaaagtttgagcaccaacggaagacattgggggtgccggtgtgccacaatcccgcattcgccgaaactcggattatcgtgaaaaatgtgttaaagctcgttatttgaggttgaaatcgaacaggttgattcctgaaatcgaacaggttgattccagaaatgagttcggacgcgtgattgaaaaacagggagaaaaagaaatggggtccggtacgaccttccgaacggctgaaattgaagtgtacacggtttttcgaaattccggggtcccggaacaaaattctccggaaatcacatagaaagttcctcgggtcagataaagcggtcacgcaaagttcgagcaccaacggaagacatttgggggtgccgtgtgccacaaaccagcattctccgaaactcggattatcgtgaaaaatgtgttaaagctcgttatttgaggctgaaatcgaacaggttgattcctgaaatcgaacatgttgattcctgaaatgagctcggacgcgtgattaaaaaacagggagaaaaagaaacagggtccggtcaACCTTCCGAActgctaaaattgaagtgtataatacacggtttttcgggattctggggtcccggaacaaaattccccgaaaatcacatagaaagttgcccgggtcagataaagcggccacgcaaagtttgagcaccaacggaagacatttgggggtgccggtgtcccacaaaccagcattcgccgaaactcggattatcgtgaaaaatgtgttaaagctcgttatttgaggctgaaatcgaacaggttgattcctgaaatgagctcggacgcgtgattgaaaaaaaggggtgccggtgtgccacaaaccagcattcgccgaaactcggattatcgtgaaaaacgtgttaaagctcgttatttgagacagaaatcgaacaggttgattcctgaaatgagctcggacgcgtgattgaaaaacagggagaaaaagaaacaaggtccggtacgacctctcgaacggctgaaattgaagtgtataatacacggtttttcgggattccggtgtcccg from Silene latifolia isolate original U9 population chromosome 10, ASM4854445v1, whole genome shotgun sequence encodes:
- the LOC141606853 gene encoding malate dehydrogenase-like, which produces MARDPLRVLVTGAAGQIGYALVPMIARGIMLGADQPVILHMLDIPPAAEALNGVKMELVDAAFPLLKGVVATTDVVEACKGVNVAVMVGGFPRKEGMERKDVMSKNVSIYKSQASALEQHAAPNCKVLVVANPANTNALILKEFAPSIPEKNVTCLTRLDHNRALGQISERLNVQVSDVKNVIIWGNHSSSQYPDVNHATVNTPSGEKPVRELVADDAWLNGEFISTVQQRGAAIIKARKLSSALSAASSACDHIRDWVLGTPEGTFVSMGVYSDGSYNVPAGIIYSFPVTCKDGEWKIVQGLPIDEHSRQKMDATGAELVEEKTLAYSCLT